In the Bacillus thermozeamaize genome, one interval contains:
- a CDS encoding sugar ABC transporter permease, which yields MTVIAVVCLLPIVWMVLGSMRSYEELFQYATQVSWHLLVPVNWTFQNYIDVLFDDQHPFLRYVFNTLFVASTVTVLVLLINSLAAFAFAKLRFRGSSVIFVLFMSALIIPGEVMLVPNYMLINNLGWLNSFKGLIIPSMLSVFGIFLLKQFFEEIPTEILESARLDGASWLKIYRVIVLPAAVPAMITLGIITFLGNWDAYLWPLVVINDDRKQLIQVAIANFTSMAGTEWTKVLAANTIATVPILILFFVLQRYYIQGITMSGVKG from the coding sequence ATGACAGTGATCGCAGTTGTTTGCTTGCTCCCAATCGTATGGATGGTCCTTGGATCCATGCGCTCCTACGAGGAGTTATTTCAGTATGCCACACAGGTAAGCTGGCACTTGCTCGTTCCCGTAAATTGGACTTTTCAAAATTATATCGATGTGTTATTCGACGATCAACACCCGTTTCTACGTTATGTATTCAATACGCTGTTTGTTGCTTCTACTGTGACAGTTCTTGTATTGCTTATCAACTCGCTGGCGGCCTTTGCATTTGCGAAATTGAGATTTCGCGGGAGCTCTGTCATATTTGTCCTGTTCATGAGCGCGCTGATCATTCCGGGAGAAGTCATGCTTGTGCCCAACTACATGCTGATCAACAACTTGGGCTGGCTTAACTCGTTTAAAGGTTTGATTATTCCATCCATGCTGTCTGTATTCGGCATTTTTTTGCTGAAACAGTTTTTCGAAGAGATACCCACTGAAATATTGGAGTCCGCGCGTCTTGATGGCGCATCGTGGTTGAAAATTTACCGGGTGATCGTATTACCTGCGGCGGTACCTGCCATGATCACGCTTGGAATCATCACCTTCCTGGGAAACTGGGATGCCTATCTATGGCCGCTAGTCGTGATCAATGATGATAGAAAGCAGTTGATTCAGGTCGCCATTGCAAACTTCACTTCGATGGCAGGCACGGAATGGACGAAGGTACTGGCGGCCAATACGATCGCGACCGTGCCGATCCTCATTCTGTTCTTTGTACTGCAGCGCTATTACATTCAAGGTATTACAATGTCCGGTGTAAAGGGTTAA
- a CDS encoding levanase, whose product MSKKSWVWTAVTAAIVLTGLVVTVLLTGCDNLRSFKGSSLSKGETAYQYSSDPNYYTERYRPQYHLSPPYGNMSDPNGMVYFEGEYHQFYQNSGQWGHAVSKDLVHWEHLDVALARDSLGEIWSGSAVVDWNDTSGFFGGKAGLVAIFTHFKGGVQSQSIAYSKDKGRTWTKYEGNPVIPNPGLKDFRDPKVFWHEPSDSWVMIVSAGDRVRFYRSPNLKTWELASEFGSDQGSHAAVWECPDLFELPVEGTKEKKWVLTVSIGNNALTKGSTMQYFIGSFDGKTFTNDNKPSDVLWVDYGKDFYAAVSYSDIPDGRRIWLGWMSNWRYPFAMPTDGWKGNMSIPRELRLREVEGQGLRLIQEPVEELQMLRGKKVSLPEQPLDGGHNPFAGIKGTSYELETELTVQPNAKFTFNLRQGNDQATVVSYDAKTGQLTFDRTHSGETSFEQGFAETMSAPVRLINNKIKLRFFVDSSSVELFVNDGEIVLSNLIFPDPTSSGLELTAEGGVTLNEAHYYPMRSVWRDEDPDGLKPLRIVFGKDSLDVPVGESRKMAAAVLPFSSSQQIRWETSDPAIAAVETAEDGVIVKGLQMGSAEIKATSADGSVSATFDVFVFDNKK is encoded by the coding sequence ATGAGTAAGAAATCATGGGTCTGGACGGCCGTAACAGCTGCAATTGTACTCACAGGACTGGTAGTAACAGTTCTATTGACAGGTTGCGACAATTTGAGATCTTTTAAGGGAAGTTCTCTCTCGAAAGGCGAAACGGCTTACCAATATTCGAGCGATCCGAACTATTATACGGAACGATACCGTCCCCAATATCATTTGTCTCCGCCGTACGGCAATATGAGCGATCCGAACGGGATGGTCTATTTTGAGGGCGAGTACCATCAGTTTTATCAAAACAGTGGGCAATGGGGACATGCGGTCAGCAAGGATTTGGTCCATTGGGAGCACTTGGATGTCGCTCTTGCCAGGGATTCGCTGGGGGAAATATGGTCCGGCAGCGCGGTGGTCGATTGGAACGATACAAGCGGATTTTTCGGAGGCAAAGCGGGTCTTGTCGCGATCTTTACCCATTTTAAAGGTGGCGTCCAGTCCCAGAGTATTGCCTACAGTAAAGATAAGGGCAGAACGTGGACGAAATACGAGGGGAATCCTGTCATACCTAACCCAGGGCTGAAAGATTTTAGGGATCCGAAAGTGTTCTGGCACGAACCGAGCGATTCCTGGGTCATGATCGTCTCTGCCGGTGACCGTGTTCGATTCTACAGGTCGCCTAATTTGAAAACATGGGAGCTAGCCAGCGAGTTCGGGAGCGATCAAGGTTCGCATGCAGCAGTCTGGGAGTGCCCGGATTTATTCGAGTTGCCTGTGGAAGGAACCAAAGAGAAGAAGTGGGTGTTGACCGTGAGCATAGGCAACAATGCGCTAACCAAAGGGTCAACCATGCAATACTTCATAGGGTCGTTCGACGGCAAAACGTTTACAAATGACAATAAGCCTTCGGACGTGCTGTGGGTCGATTACGGAAAAGATTTCTATGCTGCCGTGTCCTACTCCGATATCCCTGACGGACGCCGCATATGGCTGGGCTGGATGTCCAACTGGCGTTATCCATTCGCTATGCCGACAGACGGATGGAAAGGGAATATGTCAATCCCACGGGAACTGCGGCTTAGGGAGGTGGAGGGTCAAGGCTTGCGGTTGATTCAAGAGCCGGTTGAAGAACTGCAAATGCTACGGGGCAAGAAAGTGTCTCTGCCTGAGCAGCCATTGGATGGCGGGCATAATCCGTTCGCAGGTATTAAAGGAACGTCTTATGAGCTGGAAACGGAACTAACCGTCCAGCCGAATGCGAAATTTACCTTCAATTTGAGACAAGGAAACGACCAAGCGACCGTTGTGAGCTATGACGCCAAGACCGGGCAACTTACCTTCGATCGGACGCATTCGGGCGAAACTTCGTTTGAGCAAGGGTTTGCAGAAACGATGTCGGCGCCGGTAAGGCTGATCAACAATAAGATTAAGCTTCGATTCTTCGTAGATTCTTCGAGCGTTGAACTGTTTGTGAACGACGGTGAAATTGTTTTGTCCAACCTTATTTTCCCGGATCCGACAAGCAGCGGGCTGGAGTTAACCGCGGAAGGCGGCGTGACGCTAAATGAGGCTCACTACTATCCGATGCGATCGGTTTGGCGCGATGAAGACCCAGATGGTTTAAAGCCGCTTCGAATTGTGTTTGGCAAGGACTCGCTGGATGTACCTGTAGGCGAAAGCCGAAAGATGGCGGCCGCTGTTCTTCCGTTCAGTTCCTCACAGCAGATCAGGTGGGAAACAAGCGACCCTGCAATCGCGGCTGTTGAAACGGCGGAAGACGGCGTCATCGTGAAAGGGCTGCAAATGGGCTCGGCCGAGATTAAAGCGACCAGCGCAGACGGTAGCGTGAGTGCGACTTTCGACGTATTTGTGTTTGACAACAAGAAGTAA
- a CDS encoding fructokinase, translated as MRIGAIEAGGTKFVCGIGNEHGVIEERVSFPTELPERTMGSVIDYFKDKQVEAIGIGSFGPLDLDPQSPFYGYVTTTPKPGWANYPLLDILRKFYDVPFGWDTDVNAAAYGEATWGSAKGLDSCVYFTVGTGVGVGVYSEGKLVHGLVHPEGGHVLTRRHPEDRFAGVCPYHGDCLEGMASGPAIEARWGVKGSEIPADHPAWEIEAFYIGQAVSSVILMLSPKKVILGGGVMHQQQLFPLIRSEVCKNLNGYVQSEEILDRIDSYIVPPGLGENAGLAGALALGLKALKQSRNSSDAFAD; from the coding sequence ATGCGTATAGGCGCAATCGAAGCAGGCGGTACCAAATTTGTATGCGGCATAGGAAATGAACACGGCGTCATTGAAGAGCGTGTAAGTTTTCCTACGGAGCTTCCCGAACGAACAATGGGAAGCGTCATCGATTATTTCAAAGACAAGCAAGTGGAAGCTATCGGGATCGGGTCATTCGGCCCGCTAGATCTCGATCCTCAGAGCCCCTTTTATGGATATGTCACGACGACCCCGAAACCGGGTTGGGCAAACTATCCGTTACTGGATATTCTCAGGAAATTTTATGATGTACCGTTCGGATGGGATACCGACGTGAACGCAGCCGCTTACGGCGAAGCGACTTGGGGATCTGCAAAGGGGCTTGACAGTTGTGTTTATTTCACGGTAGGTACCGGTGTCGGCGTAGGTGTCTATTCGGAAGGCAAGCTTGTTCACGGGCTTGTCCATCCCGAAGGCGGTCATGTGCTGACAAGGCGCCACCCCGAAGACCGTTTTGCCGGCGTTTGTCCTTATCATGGCGATTGCCTGGAAGGCATGGCGTCCGGTCCTGCGATTGAAGCAAGATGGGGTGTAAAAGGGAGTGAAATCCCTGCCGATCATCCTGCCTGGGAAATCGAGGCGTTCTATATCGGTCAGGCCGTAAGCAGCGTCATCCTGATGCTGTCCCCAAAAAAAGTGATTTTGGGCGGGGGCGTCATGCATCAGCAGCAGTTATTTCCGCTTATTCGCAGCGAAGTCTGTAAGAATCTGAACGGGTATGTTCAGTCGGAGGAAATTCTGGATCGAATCGACAGCTATATCGTTCCCCCGGGATTGGGCGAAAATGCAGGGCTGGCCGGTGCGCTGGCGCTGGGGCTTAAAGCTCTGAAACAATCGCGGAACTCATCCGATGCTTTCGCCGATTGA
- a CDS encoding aspartate-semialdehyde dehydrogenase, producing MTRKLKAGIVGGTGMVGQRFVQLLEHHPWFEVAAIAASSHSAGKTYEEAVKNRWKMSTPIPEQVKHIVVQDASKVEEVASGVDFIFCAVDMKKDEVRALEEAYAKTGTPVVSNNSAHRWTPDVPMIIPEINHAHLEVIEAQRKRLGTSTGFIVVKPNCSIQSYVPQLHALQAFGPTRVVVSTYQAISGAGKSFAEWPEMVDNVIPYISGEEEKSEQEPLRIWGRVENGQIVKADAPVITAQCIRVPVTDGHLASVFVSFERKPSKDEILACWREYKGRPQELGLPSAPKQFITYFEENDRPQTKLDRDLEGGMGVSAGRLREDSLHDYKFIGLSHNTLRGAAGGGVLIAELLKAEGYLQPK from the coding sequence ATGACACGCAAGCTCAAGGCGGGCATCGTCGGCGGCACGGGGATGGTCGGCCAGCGGTTCGTGCAGCTGCTCGAACATCACCCCTGGTTCGAAGTGGCGGCCATCGCGGCCAGCAGCCATTCGGCGGGCAAGACGTACGAAGAAGCCGTGAAGAATCGCTGGAAAATGTCCACGCCGATACCGGAACAAGTGAAACATATCGTGGTGCAGGATGCGTCGAAGGTGGAAGAGGTCGCGTCGGGCGTCGATTTCATTTTCTGCGCCGTCGACATGAAGAAGGATGAAGTCCGGGCGCTCGAGGAAGCCTATGCGAAGACGGGAACGCCGGTCGTGTCGAACAACTCGGCGCACCGCTGGACGCCGGACGTGCCGATGATCATTCCCGAGATCAACCATGCCCATCTCGAAGTGATCGAAGCCCAACGCAAACGGCTCGGCACCTCCACCGGTTTTATTGTGGTCAAGCCGAACTGTTCCATTCAGAGCTATGTGCCGCAGCTTCACGCGCTGCAGGCGTTCGGGCCGACCCGCGTCGTCGTCTCGACCTACCAGGCGATCTCCGGCGCCGGCAAAAGCTTCGCCGAATGGCCGGAGATGGTCGACAACGTCATTCCCTACATCAGCGGCGAGGAAGAGAAGAGCGAGCAGGAGCCGCTGCGCATCTGGGGCCGCGTGGAGAACGGACAAATCGTCAAGGCGGACGCGCCCGTCATCACGGCGCAATGCATCCGCGTGCCCGTAACGGACGGCCACCTTGCGAGCGTGTTCGTCTCGTTCGAGCGGAAGCCGTCGAAGGACGAAATTCTGGCGTGCTGGCGGGAATACAAGGGCCGGCCGCAGGAGCTCGGACTCCCGAGCGCGCCGAAGCAGTTCATCACGTACTTTGAGGAGAACGACCGCCCGCAGACGAAGCTCGACCGCGATCTCGAAGGCGGCATGGGGGTGTCCGCCGGGCGGCTGCGCGAAGATTCGCTGCATGACTACAAGTTCATCGGGCTGTCGCACAACACGCTGCGCGGCGCGGCCGGCGGCGGCGTCCTGATCGCCGAGCTGCTGAAGGCCGAAGGGTACCTTCAGCCGAAATAA
- a CDS encoding transcriptional regulator, giving the protein MTFGEKLKAERMKKGWTQDELAEKLFVSRQSVSKWENGANYPNIEILIKLSDLFGVTVDELLRSDEQLTRQVIRDGKQLKYPRLKAFFDLLFMAGVVMLVVKIGILLLNKVASLDIPLIGGTFLWNFGSLFLIVVAGIGSNALKDKYKTSG; this is encoded by the coding sequence ATGACCTTCGGAGAGAAACTGAAAGCAGAACGCATGAAGAAAGGCTGGACGCAGGACGAACTGGCCGAGAAGCTGTTCGTCAGCCGGCAGTCCGTCTCGAAATGGGAGAACGGCGCGAATTACCCGAACATCGAAATTCTGATCAAGCTCAGCGACCTGTTCGGCGTGACGGTCGACGAGCTGTTGAGGAGCGATGAACAGTTGACCAGACAGGTGATCCGGGACGGCAAGCAGCTCAAGTATCCGCGGCTCAAGGCCTTTTTCGACCTGCTGTTCATGGCGGGGGTCGTGATGCTCGTGGTCAAAATCGGCATCCTGCTGCTCAACAAGGTGGCGTCGCTCGACATTCCGCTGATCGGCGGGACGTTCCTGTGGAATTTCGGGTCGCTGTTCCTGATCGTCGTTGCGGGGATCGGCTCGAACGCGCTCAAGGACAAGTACAAAACATCCGGATGA
- a CDS encoding XRE family transcriptional regulator gives MLVWMLRQVMAEKGIWTGAALRRLLIEKANYRISAAAVGALIKNQPRQMKAETLDALCTALECTPNDLWVYIPPRMVKEASS, from the coding sequence ATGCTGGTATGGATGTTGCGACAGGTGATGGCGGAGAAAGGGATCTGGACGGGGGCTGCGCTGAGAAGATTGCTGATCGAAAAGGCGAATTACCGTATTTCCGCAGCAGCCGTTGGTGCATTGATAAAGAATCAACCCCGGCAGATGAAGGCCGAAACGCTTGACGCGCTTTGTACGGCGTTGGAATGTACGCCCAATGATCTGTGGGTGTATATCCCGCCCCGGATGGTCAAGGAGGCGTCATCATGA